One window of the Rhodococcus sovatensis genome contains the following:
- a CDS encoding ammonium transporter, with the protein MLIAASLVLLMTPGLAFFYGGMSQQKSVLNMMMMSFGSMCVVVIIYVLWGWSMSYGTEDIGGLFANPFEFFGLKDSITDADGNFIAGAWGYANVIDVAFQVTFAIITVALISGSIAGRVKYGTWLAFAGIWVTLAYFPLAHMVWGGGLLSGSEDGLAAKIFGTTDDGEGGLVASVAPIDFAGGTVVHINAGIAGLVLAIIIGKRIGFGKIAFRPHNLPFVMLGAALLWFGWFGFNAGSAFAADGVAGLAWVNTTAATAAAIAGWLITERIRDGHATSLGAASGIVAGLVAITPAAGALTPVGAMILGVIAGVLSALAVGLKFKFGYDDSLDVVGVHLVAGLWGTIAIGLLGSETGLFYGGDYKQLVVQIVIAAFALIFTGIVTAVIAFALKPLGWRVSEEEEANGIDEAEHAETAYDFA; encoded by the coding sequence ATGCTGATCGCAGCATCTTTGGTACTGCTGATGACGCCGGGTCTGGCGTTCTTCTACGGCGGTATGTCGCAACAGAAGTCCGTCTTGAACATGATGATGATGTCGTTCGGATCGATGTGCGTCGTAGTGATCATCTACGTCCTGTGGGGATGGTCGATGTCGTACGGCACCGAGGACATCGGCGGACTGTTCGCCAATCCCTTCGAGTTCTTCGGACTCAAGGACTCCATCACCGACGCGGACGGTAATTTCATCGCCGGCGCGTGGGGATACGCCAACGTCATCGACGTCGCTTTCCAGGTCACGTTCGCCATCATCACCGTCGCACTGATCTCCGGCTCGATCGCGGGCCGCGTCAAGTACGGAACCTGGCTCGCATTCGCAGGCATCTGGGTCACGCTCGCGTACTTCCCGCTGGCACACATGGTCTGGGGTGGCGGACTGCTCTCGGGCTCCGAGGACGGCCTCGCTGCCAAGATCTTCGGCACCACCGACGACGGTGAGGGTGGACTCGTCGCCTCCGTTGCTCCGATCGACTTCGCCGGTGGCACTGTCGTTCACATCAACGCCGGTATCGCGGGCCTCGTCCTCGCCATCATCATCGGCAAGCGCATCGGCTTCGGCAAGATCGCCTTCCGCCCGCACAACCTGCCGTTCGTGATGCTCGGTGCGGCACTGCTGTGGTTCGGCTGGTTCGGCTTCAACGCAGGTTCGGCTTTCGCGGCGGACGGCGTCGCCGGTCTAGCCTGGGTCAACACCACCGCGGCCACTGCTGCCGCGATCGCAGGCTGGCTCATCACAGAACGTATTCGTGACGGACACGCCACCAGCCTCGGTGCAGCGTCGGGCATCGTCGCAGGCCTTGTGGCCATCACCCCCGCCGCCGGAGCCCTCACGCCGGTCGGCGCAATGATCCTGGGCGTTATCGCCGGTGTCTTGTCCGCACTCGCTGTCGGTCTGAAGTTCAAGTTCGGCTACGACGACTCGCTCGACGTCGTCGGTGTTCACCTGGTAGCTGGACTCTGGGGAACCATCGCCATCGGCCTTCTCGGCTCCGAGACCGGCCTGTTCTACGGTGGTGACTACAAGCAGCTCGTCGTGCAGATAGTCATCGCAGCGTTCGCGCTGATCTTCACCGGAATCGTCACCGCGGTCATCGCCTTCGCGCTCAAGCCCCT